One region of Pangasianodon hypophthalmus isolate fPanHyp1 chromosome 15, fPanHyp1.pri, whole genome shotgun sequence genomic DNA includes:
- the zgc:165573 gene encoding cysteine-rich and transmembrane domain-containing protein 1: protein MSYENPPPYTGPGAPVPGYPPANAPGYPPQGYPPQGYPPQGYPAQQGPYPNYPAAPPGSYPVQPGYQGYPPQPGYGGPVYGEAPKNTVYVVEQGRRDDSGEQACLTACWTALCCCCLWDMLT, encoded by the exons ATGAGCTACGAAAATCCTCCACCATACACAGGTCCGGGTGCCCCTGTTCCAGGTTACCCTCCTGCCAATGCTCCTGGATACCCACCTCAGGGTTACCCGCCTCAGGGTTACCCACCTCAGGGCTACCCCGCTCAGCAAGGACCATACCCTAACTACCCTGCCGCACCACCAGGGTCGTACCCTGTCCAACCTGGCTATCAGGGATATCCACCTCAACCAGGGTATGGAGGACCAGTGTATGGGGAGGCTCCCAAAAACACAG TGTACGTCGTGGAACAAGGTCGGCGAGACGATTCGGGAGAGCAGGCGTGTCTGACCGCGTGCTGGACggctctgtgctgctgctgtctctGGGACATGTTGACCTAA